A window of the Drosophila simulans strain w501 chromosome 2L, Prin_Dsim_3.1, whole genome shotgun sequence genome harbors these coding sequences:
- the LOC6731371 gene encoding myosin-VIIa isoform X2 has translation MSEFVRQHGEYVWVKPQNTTSEFAVPFGARIVRTEKTQTLVCDDRNKQFWVPAGDVLKAMHITSQEDVEDMITLGDLQEYTILRNLQNRYAKQLIYTYTGSMLVAINPYQILPIYTNREIQLYRNKSLAELPPHIFAISDNAFQRLQRLKENQCVVISGESGAGKTESTKLILQYLAAISGKHSWIEQQIIEANPIMEAFGNAKTVRNDNSSRFGKYIDIRFTPQGAIQGARIQQYLLEKSRIVFQSRDERNYHIFYCMLAGLSTAERERLKLQEQSPSQYHYLAQGGCFTLPGRGDAKDFADIRAAMKVLSFKPEEVWSILSLLAAILHLGNLRFTATEVANLATAEIDDTPNLQRVAQLLGIPISALNAALTQRTIFVHGEHVTTSLSKEAAIEGRDAFVKSLYDGIFVRIVRRINETINKQVDQPMNSIGVLDIFGFENFDNNSFEQLCINYANENLQQFFVGHIFKMEQDEYQNEHINWQHIEFQDNQQILDLIGMKPMNLMSLIDEESKFPKGTDQTLLEKLHVQHGNRSIYVKGKTTQTSLFGIRHYAGVVMYNPLGFLEKNRDSFSGDLRTLVQRSANKYLVDIFPHEMPMDTAKKQPTLCVKFRNSLDMLMRTLSQAHPYFIRCIKPNEYKEPKNFDKELCVRQLRYSGMMETARIRRAGYPIRHAYRAFVERYRLLVPPVGSLEQCDCRKVARQICEVALPADSDRQYGKTKLFLRDEDDASLELQRSQLMLKSIVTIQRGIRQVLFRRYMKRYREAIITVQRYWRGRLQRRKYQVMRQGFHRLGACIAAQQLTTKFTMVRCRTIKLQALSRGYLVRKDFQKKLLERRKQNQLKKEELLKLAKMKEAEELLRLQQLKEQKEKEQRDQQEKLLQEEQRLKAEAAARNALAMAAVQQKKRTKPVKQEAPKAPTLQARNSLPPPPTTLIVAAPLPTRPASAATRINTIPESPGTIDVESSKQMVDDVFRFLNDEPDAALRKLNNISSGDTIRLPKSVPNNIDTSDFSYLKYAATYFGGGATAQHERKPLKKSLLKHEHPIDEMASKAIWLTILRFMGDLPDVISSPSLHASENENLMSDLASLLNTSDSYKPRLFVRQSQRRIPKPLASGEKEAQEFYQHWLNVPTSHLEKLHFIIGHGIIKNALRDEILAQICKQLYLNPSRSSYSRGWLLLSLCLSCFPPSKDFEPHLRSFMKQGTAQLQATPSLQRLERTLVNGPRCQPPSLFELHAIRGRHPLKLDIHLMDGQQRRLQVDAASTAREAVHQLCQGMGLTDTFGFGLVMSLNGKLMPLGAGQEHVLDAISECEQRQLDAPWKLYLRKEMFATWYDPSVDPKATQLIYKQILNGLKCGEYRCRSEKDIAMVCALACFVEHGPGEIHRLKPSEITAFVPSDLLAPGERAIENWSRLIAVTYEKSSYVKEKQNDLLLEAQKRAKEDICLFAHLSWPMRHSRLFEVVRKEGPKLQSDELMLGINSTGLFLIDETEQVLASCCFSEVLKVHVESDDKLHVMTFQHVNFVLQCSTAQDANEVINYMLDNLRQRSSYGVALDQVVEGDLEDCLVLNPGDLIEFEAGVTGAQLMAGNAQDWYRGCVNGQWGQFAAGNVRVLATLTKPSEKLQDILREGRFQEPPKPTPRANYSRRRQHNISQLAESHFREPLDSDKAQLSKFSPEPLKAPLLKAVVKVPPLFQQALVMHHHILKYMGDIARSNLPVNTDLIFQPALQHPLLCDELYCQLMKQLTDNPSSESEKRGWDLLYLATGLVAPSVLVMRELIILLRMRADALADACLKRLKRSLAQGQRKQAPHLIEVEGIQQRCLHIYHKIYFPDDTVEAFEIESHTRGAELIADIAQRLELKSPVGYSIFLKTGDRVYAMPEEEFVFDFITQLIYWLRQQRTIRSISDGHYQLHFMRKLWLNNHPGEDLNGDMIFSYPQELHKYLKGYYPIDCEQASRLAVLVYSADHNVSLQRLPEVLPRLIPEDLIPLQTVAEWRQQILPKVHRDHLTEDHAKILFLQELSHFACFGSTFFVVKQQNDDALPETLLIAINSTGFHMLDPTTKEILHSYEYSQLGIWSSGKNHFHIRFGNMIGASKLLCSTTQGYKMDDLLASYVRYFNGHE, from the exons atgTCCGAATTTGTGCGGCAACAT GGCGAGTATGTGTGGGTTAAGCCGCAAAATACTACCAGCGAATTCGCAGTGCCCTTTGGAGCTCGAATTGTGCGAACGGAGAAAACACAGACCCTAGTTTGCGATGACCGGAACAAGCAGTTCTGGGTGCCAGCGGGGGATGTCCTGAAGGCCATGCATATCACCTCCCAGGAGGATGTGGAGGATATGATCACTTTGGGTGACTTACAGGAATACACTATACTGAGGAACCTGCAGAACAGATATGCcaagcaattaatttat aCCTACACAGGCTCCATGTTGGTGGCCATCAATCCGTACCAGATTCTGCCTATCTACACGAATCGCGAGATACAGCTCTACAGAAATAAGTCCCTTGCTGAACTACCTCCTCACATTTTCGCCATTAGTGACAATGCCTTCCAGAGACTGCAAAGACTTAAGGAGAACCAGTGTGTGGTGATCAGCGGGGAGTCGGGTGCCGGAAAGACGGAAAGCACCAAGCTGATCCTTCAGTATCTGGCCGCAATTAGTGGCAAACACTCGTGGATCGAGCAGCAAATCATAGAGGCCAATCCTATTATGGAGGCCTTTGGCAATGCCAAGACGGTACGGAATGACAACTCATCGCGTTTCGGAAAGTACATCGATATCAGATTCACGCCACAGGGCGCTATTCAGGGAGCTAGAATCCAGCAGTATCTTCTGGAAAAATCCCGAATTGTTTTCCAGAGTCGCGATGAGCGCAACTATCACATTTTCTACTGCATGTTGGCGGGACTTTCAACTGCGGAGAGAGAACGCCTAAAGCTACAGGAGCAATCGCCAAGTCAGTATCATTACTTGGCCCAAGGAGGATGCTTTACATTGCCAGGAAGAGGTGATGCCAAGGATTTTGCCGATATTCGAGCGGCCATGAAGGTGCTTTCATTTAAGCCGGAGGAAGTGTGGAGCATACTTAGTTTACTGGCGGCTATTTTGCACCTGGGAAACCTCAGATTCACGGCCACCGAGGTGGCCAATTTGGCTACGGCTGAGATAGACGACACACCAAATCTACAGAGAGTGGCTCAATTACTGGGAATACCCATATCAGCTCTCAATGCTGCTCTTACGCAAAGAACCATCTTTGTGCATGGTGAGCACGTGACCACCAGTTTGTCCAAGGAAGCGGCTATTGAGGGTCGAGATGCTTTTGTAAAATCGTTGTACGATGGAATTTTTGTGCGCATCGTGCGAAGAATCAATGAGACTATAAACAAGCAAGTGGATCAGCCCATGAATAGCATAGGTGTTCTAGATATCTTTGGGTTCGAGAACTTCGACAATAACAGCTTTGAACAACTGTGCATCAACTATGCCAACGAAAATCTACAGCAATTTTTCGTGGGACACATCTTCAAG ATGGAACAGGATGAGTACCAGAACGAGCATATCAACTGGCAGCACATTGAGTTCCAGGATAATCAGCAAATCCTCGATCTAATTGGCATGAAACCCATGAACTTGATGTCCCTCATTGACGAGGAGTCCAAGTTTCCCAAGGGCACTGACCAAACTCTGCTTGAAAAGCTACATGTTCAGCATGGTAATCGTTCCATTTACGTAAAAGGTAAAACCACCCAAACGTCTCTATTTGGAATCCGTCATTATGCCGGCGTCGTGATGTACAATCCATTGGGCTTCCTCGAAAAGAACAGGGATTCATTCAGCGGAGATCTAAGGACTCTGGTTCAGCGATCAGCAAATAAGTATCTGGTGGACATATTCCCACATGAAATGCCCATGGATACGGCCAAGAAGCAGCCCACTTTGTGCGTGAAATTCAGAAACTCTCTGGACATGCTGATGCGCACTTTGTCGCAGGCACATCCCTACTTTATTCGTTGCATCAAGCCCAATGAATACAAGGAACCAAAG AACTTTGACAAGGAGCTGTGTGTGCGGCAGTTGCGCTACTCTGGAATGATGGAGACGGCACGCATTCGAAGGGCGGGCTATCCGATCCGCCACGCCTACCGTGCCTTCGTGGAAAGATACCGCCTCTTGGTGCCACCGGTGGGATCTTTGGAGCAATGTGACTGCCGGAAGGTGGCGCGGCAGATCTGTGAAGTTGCCCTACCTGCCGATTCCGATCGCCAATACGGAAAAACAAAGCTGTTCCTGCGGGACGAGGACGACGCCAGTCTGGAACTGCAGCGGTCCCAGCTGATGCTCAAGAGTATCGTTACCATTCAGCGAGGAATCAGACAGGTCTTGTTCCGACGTTACATGAAGAGATACCGCGAGGCCATTATTACGGTTCAGAGATATTGGCGAGGTCGCCTGCAGCGTCGTAAGTACCAGGTTATGCGGCAGGGATTCCATCGCCTGGGAGCCTGTATAGCTGCCCAGCAGTTGACCACCAAGTTCACGATGGTCAGATGTCGAACCATAAAACTGCAGGCCTTGAGCCGAGGGTATCTGGTTCGCAAGGACTTCCAGAAAAAGTTGTTGGAGCGACGAAAGCAGAACCAGCTGAAGAAGGAGGAGTTACTTAAGTTGGCCAAGATGAAGGAAGCAGAGGAACTGCTGAGACTGCAGCAACtgaaggagcagaaggagaaaGAACAAAGAGATCAGCAGGAAAAACTATTGCAGGAGGAGCAGAGGCTCAAGGCCGAAGCAGCCGCCCGAAACGCCTTGGCCATGGCTGCGGTGCAGCAGAAGAAGAGAACTAAGCCCGTCAAGCAAGAGGCTCCCAAGGCTCCAACCCTGCAAGCCCGCAACTccctgccaccaccacccaccacacTGATAGTAGCTGCCCCACTACCCACTCGACCGGCCAGTGCCGCCACCAGAATTAATACCATACCCGAGAGTCCTGGCACCATTGATGTGGAGTCCTCCAAGCAAATGGTGGATGACGTGTTCCGCTTCCTAAACGATGAACCCGAT GCAGCCTTGAGGAAACTTAACAACATCTCTTCTGGAGATACAATACGCCTACCCAAATCGGTGCCGAATAACATCGACACCTCCGACTTCAGTTATTTGAAATATGCGGCGACTTACTTCGGCGGTGGCGCCACTGCGCAGCACGAAAGAAAGCCTCTGAAGAAATCTTTGTTAAAACATGAACATCCCATTGATGAGATGGCATCTAAG GCCATTTGGTTGACTATACTCCGCTTTATGGGCGACTTGCCGGATGTTATTTCCTCGCCTTCTCTTCACGCAtccgaaaatgaaaacttgATGAGTGATTTGGCAAGCCTCTTGAACACTTCTGATTCCTATAAGCCTCGCTTATTTGTGCGTCAATCCCAAAGACGTATCCCAAAGCCTTTGGCTAGTGGTGAAAAGGAAGCCCAGGAATTCTATCAACACTGGCTCAACGTTCCCACAAGCCACCTGGAGAAACTTCACTTCATTATTGGTCACggtataataaaaaatgcctTACG AGACGAAATCTTGGCCCAGATCTGCAAGCAGCTATATCTTAACCCAAGTAGGAGCTCCTACTCCCGAGGATGGTTGCTCCTTTCGCTATGCCTCAGCTGCTTTCCCCCCAGCAAAGACTTTGAGCCACACTTGCGCAGTTTCATGAAGCAGGGAACTGCGCAACTGCAGGCCACTCCTTCCCTGCAGCGATTGGAGCGAACCCTGGTCAATGGACCACGCTGTCAGCCACCTTCGTTATTCGAGCTCCACGCAATCCGCGGTCGCCATCCACTTAAGTTGGACATTCACCTGATGGATGGACAGCAGAGAAGATTGCAGGTGGATGCGGCGAGTACGGCCCGAGAGGCAGTCCATCAACTTTGTCAGGGAATGGGGCTAACCGACACCTTTGGCTTTGGATTGGTGATGTCATTGAATGGGAAGCTAATGCCGCTGGGAGCAGGTCAGGAGCATGTCCTGGATGCCATTTCGGAGTGCGAGCAACGCCAGCTGGATGCACCATGGAAACTATACCTCCGGAAGGAAATGTTTGCCACTTGGTATGATCCCTCGGTGGACCCCAAGGCCACTCAACTTATATACAAACAGATTCTTAACGGGTTGAAGTGCGGAGAGTATCGATGTCGCTCCGAGAAGGACATAGCAATGGTGTGCGCTCTGGCCTGCTTTGTAGAACATGGACCTGGGGAGATTCATCGATTGAAGCCATCGGAGATCACTGCATTTGTCCCAAGTGATCTTCTAGCTCCCGGCGAGCGAGCCATTGAGAACTGGAGTCGCCTAATAGCTGTTACCTATGAGAAGAGCTCTTATGTAAAGGAAAAACAGAATGACCTGCTATTGGAGGCCCAAAAGAGAGCAAAGGAGGATATATGTCTCTTTGCACATCTCTCCTGGCCTATGAGACACTCCAGACTGTTTGAAGTGGTTCGCAAAGAGGGACCAAAGCTCCAGAGCGATGAACTTATGCTGGGCATTAATTCCACGGGCCTTTTTCTTATAGACGAAACCGAACAGGTGCTGGCTTCCTGTTGTTTTAGCGAGGTGCTGAAAGTGCACGTGGAATCAGATGATAAACTGCATGTTATGACCTTTCAACACGTCAATTTTGTGCTGCAGTGCAGCACTGCTCAGGATGCCAACGAGGTGATAAACTATATGTTGGATAATCTCCGACAGCGTTCAAGTTATGGCGTAGCTCTTGATCAGGTCGTAGAGGGGGATCTAGAGGATTGTCTAGTGCTAAACCCCGGTGACCTAATCGAGTTTGAGGCAGGTGTAACAGGTGCCCAGTTAATGGCTGGTAATGCACAAGACTGGTACAGGGGATGTGTCAATGGCCAGTGGGGTCAGTTTGCTGCTGGAAATGTTCGCGTTTTGGCCACCCTCACCAAGCCGAGTGAAAAACTTCAAGATATCCTCCGGGAGGGCCGATTTCAAGAACCCCCGAAACCAACTCCAAGAGCCAATTACTCTCGTCGTCGTCAACACAATATCTCTCAGCTGGCTGAGAGCCACTTTAGGGAGCCATTGGA cTCCGATAAGGCACAACTATCAAAGTTTTCACCTGAGCCGCTGAAAGCCCCTCTGCTCAAAGCTGTCGTTAAGGTACCGCCACTTTTCCAGCAGGCATTGGTTATGCATCATCATATTCTTAAG TACATGGGCGACATAGCAAGGAGCAATCTACCGGTCAACACGGACCTCATCTTCCAGCCAGCGCTGCAGCACCCGCTGCTGTGTGACGAGCTCTACTGCCAGCTGATGAAGCAACTGACCGATAATCCCTCCAGTGAAAGCGAGAAGCGGGGCTGGGACCTGCTTTACTTGGCCACGGGATTGGTGGCTCCCAGTGTCTTGGTCATGAGGGAGCTGATCATACTACTGCGCATGCGTGCAGATGCCCTCGCCGATGCCTGTCTGAAGCGCCTAAAGCGATCCTTGGCACAGGGCCAGCGAAAACAGGCTCCACATCTCATTGAGGTTGAGGGAATTCAACAGCGATGCCTGCACATCTACCACAAGATATATTTCCCCGACGATACGGTTGAGGCTTTCGAGATTGAATCGCACACTCGGGGAGCAGAGCTCATAGCGGATATAGCCCAAAGATTGGAACTCAAATCACCTGTGGGTTATAGTATTTTTTTGAAGACAGGCGACAGGGTCTATGCTATGCCGGAAGAGGagtttgtttttgatttcatCACCCAACTCATCTACTGGCTAAGACAGCAGAGGACCATACGCTCCATATCCGATGGCCACTACCAACTGCACTTCATGAGGAAGTTATGGTTAAACAACCATCCAGGCGAGGACCTCAATGGAGATATGATCTTTAGCTATCCGCAAGAGCTGCACAAATACTTGAAGGGCTACTATCCCATCGATTGCGAGCAGGCCTCGCGTTTGGCAGTTCTTGTGTACAGTGCAGATCATAACGTTAGCTTGCAGCGGCTGCCCGAAGTTCTGCCACGCTTAATTCCTGAAGACCTAATACCGCTTCAAACGGTGGCCGAATGGAGGCAGCAGATCCTGCCCAAAGTCCACCGCGATCATTTAACGGAGGATCACGCCAAGATTTTGTTCCTTCAAGAGCTCTCCCATTTCGCTTGCTTCGGCTCCACATTCTTTGTGGTGAAGCAACAAAATGACGATGCCCTTCCCGAAACTCTTTTAATCGCAATTAACAGCACAGGTTTCCATATGCTGGATCCGACAACTAAGGAGATCCTTCACAGCTATGAATACTCCCAGTTGGGAATTTGGAGCTCGGGCAAGAATCACTTCCACATTCGGTTTGGTAACATGATCGGAGCATCGAAGCTGCTGTGCAGCACCACCCAAGGATACAAAATGGACGATTTGCTGGCCTCTTATGTTAGGTATTTTAATGGACACGAATAA